From Actinosynnema mirum DSM 43827, a single genomic window includes:
- a CDS encoding alpha/beta hydrolase family protein, which produces MELTAELVVSGLRVGGPAVSPDGRSVVFAARGVGDGAEERPEGLRWCGEPAELVFRVGGQLCAVGASGPARVLADLPEGVRWHLPLASGEVALAVPGLGGASRLSLLDPVSGVSRAVDLGDRHVAEAAQRPGGGPLAVLTWEGPGYDPGLLRPRLHLVELEGLAVRDLGPVAAGAEGLAWWRSGDRWRLAHLALTPPGLQAGMAVFDAEVPESGAIVEHVNRTAGMAACPLELVQVERGAPLVLVAAGLDTEVHRLGADGLTLLARHEARVERLAADGAGEVVAAVVSRADAPPDVCSGPVGGDLTRVSDSRPELRGIRWGERRRLSCVAVDGVELDGLLVLPPGKAEADGPFPMVVLPHGGPYDRHADGFALDWHPSAQWLAHAGFAALLPNPRGGSGRGHEFAAAVAGRAGHEELGDLLALLDHVVGLGVADPERVGIAGWSHGGYLAAWAVATTDRFAAALVGAGVSDWGRQGAEGEWGAFDAALACGEAEEHDPVARAGGIRVPVLVVHGAEDVNVPVSQAELLRDALVEHGVEHELVVYEGEGHVIEGVEQQVDLLERTREWFTRWLGVR; this is translated from the coding sequence GTGGAGCTGACTGCGGAGCTGGTGGTGTCGGGGCTGCGGGTCGGTGGACCCGCGGTCTCGCCGGACGGCCGGTCGGTCGTGTTCGCGGCCCGAGGGGTCGGCGACGGGGCCGAGGAGCGGCCGGAGGGGCTGCGCTGGTGCGGCGAGCCCGCCGAGCTGGTGTTCCGGGTGGGCGGGCAGCTGTGCGCGGTCGGGGCCAGCGGGCCCGCGCGGGTGCTGGCCGACCTGCCGGAGGGGGTGCGGTGGCACCTGCCGCTGGCGTCCGGCGAGGTGGCGCTGGCCGTGCCGGGGCTCGGTGGGGCGTCGCGGCTCAGCCTGCTCGACCCGGTGAGCGGGGTGTCGCGGGCGGTGGACCTGGGGGACCGGCACGTCGCGGAGGCGGCGCAGCGGCCCGGCGGGGGGCCGTTGGCGGTGCTGACCTGGGAGGGGCCGGGGTACGACCCTGGCTTGTTGCGGCCGAGGTTGCACCTGGTCGAGCTGGAGGGGTTGGCGGTCCGCGACCTGGGGCCGGTGGCGGCGGGCGCCGAGGGCCTGGCGTGGTGGCGGTCGGGCGACCGGTGGCGGTTGGCGCACCTGGCGCTGACGCCGCCGGGGTTGCAGGCCGGGATGGCGGTGTTCGACGCGGAGGTCCCCGAGAGCGGGGCGATCGTCGAGCACGTGAACCGGACGGCGGGAATGGCGGCGTGCCCGCTGGAGCTGGTGCAGGTGGAGCGCGGGGCGCCGCTGGTGCTGGTCGCGGCCGGGTTGGACACCGAGGTGCACCGGCTGGGCGCGGACGGGCTGACGCTGCTGGCGCGGCACGAGGCGCGGGTGGAGCGGCTGGCGGCGGACGGGGCGGGGGAGGTCGTCGCGGCGGTGGTGAGCCGGGCGGACGCTCCCCCGGACGTGTGCTCCGGGCCGGTGGGCGGGGATCTCACCCGAGTGAGTGACAGCAGGCCGGAGTTGCGCGGGATCCGCTGGGGGGAGCGGCGGCGGTTGTCGTGCGTCGCGGTGGACGGGGTGGAGCTGGACGGGTTGCTGGTGCTGCCGCCGGGGAAGGCGGAGGCGGACGGGCCGTTCCCGATGGTGGTGCTGCCGCACGGGGGGCCTTACGACCGGCACGCGGACGGGTTCGCGCTGGACTGGCACCCGTCGGCGCAGTGGTTGGCGCACGCGGGGTTCGCGGCGCTGCTGCCCAACCCGCGCGGGGGGAGCGGGCGGGGGCACGAGTTCGCTGCGGCGGTCGCGGGGCGGGCGGGGCATGAGGAGTTGGGGGATTTGTTGGCGCTGCTGGACCACGTGGTGGGGCTGGGGGTGGCGGACCCGGAGCGGGTGGGGATAGCCGGGTGGAGCCACGGGGGGTACTTGGCGGCCTGGGCGGTGGCGACCACGGATCGCTTCGCGGCGGCGCTCGTGGGGGCGGGTGTGAGTGATTGGGGGCGGCAGGGGGCTGAGGGGGAGTGGGGGGCGTTCGACGCCGCCTTGGCCTGCGGGGAGGCGGAGGAGCACGACCCGGTGGCGCGGGCCGGGGGGATTCGGGTTCCGGTGCTGGTGGTGCACGGGGCTGAGGATGTGAACGTGCCTGTGTCGCAGGCGGAGTTGTTGCGGGATGCGTTGGTCGAGCACGGGGTTGAGCACGAGCTGGTGGTGTACGAGGGGGAGGGGCATGTGATCGAGGGGGTGGAGCAGCAGGTTGATCTGCTGGAGCGGACTCGGGAGTGGTTCACGCGGTGGTTGGGGGTGCGGTGA
- a CDS encoding MFS transporter: MRRLLGKIAIDTRPLGIPAYRRLWVSTIVTAVGSQLTAVAVPKQVYDITGSSAWVGVAAGVALVPLLVFGLYGGAVADVVDRRKLLLVTNTGIAVTSVLLWVQAAVGMSSVWPVIALLGLQQVFFAANAPARTASIARLVPPEMIPAATSLGATVMTFGGVFGPMAAGALMPVLGLPTLYLIDAVALTATIWAVWKLPPLPPLNAPSRHAGLRDVVDGFKYLAVQKVLLASFLLDIIAMVFGMPRALFPEMAEQTFGDPPGGGWALGWLFAAMPLGGLLCGLLSGWTSRISRHGAGVVLAVIAWGLFMLGFGLSNALWLAVLFLALGGAADIVSMVFRNAILQTAASDDMRGRMQGVFIVVVAGGPRLADLAHGTTGALIGPGPASAVGGVLVVIATVAAAFLLPVVWRYRFTPEQLGPPAGKAGPAGPVGPAGKV; encoded by the coding sequence GTGAGGCGTTTGCTGGGGAAGATCGCGATCGACACCAGGCCGCTGGGAATCCCGGCCTACCGCAGGTTGTGGGTGTCGACCATCGTCACCGCCGTGGGCAGTCAGCTGACCGCGGTCGCGGTGCCCAAGCAGGTGTACGACATCACCGGGTCGTCGGCCTGGGTGGGCGTCGCGGCGGGCGTGGCGCTGGTGCCGCTGCTGGTGTTCGGCCTGTACGGCGGGGCCGTGGCCGACGTGGTCGACCGGCGGAAGCTGCTGCTGGTGACCAACACGGGCATCGCGGTGACGTCGGTGCTGCTGTGGGTGCAGGCGGCCGTGGGGATGTCGTCGGTGTGGCCGGTGATCGCGCTGCTGGGCCTGCAGCAGGTGTTCTTCGCCGCGAACGCGCCCGCGCGCACCGCGTCGATCGCCAGGCTGGTGCCACCGGAGATGATCCCGGCGGCGACCTCGCTGGGCGCGACGGTGATGACGTTCGGCGGCGTGTTCGGCCCGATGGCGGCAGGCGCCCTGATGCCCGTGCTCGGCCTGCCGACCCTGTACCTGATCGACGCCGTGGCCCTGACCGCGACGATCTGGGCCGTCTGGAAGCTCCCCCCGCTGCCGCCCCTGAACGCCCCGTCCCGCCACGCGGGCCTGCGCGACGTGGTCGACGGCTTCAAGTACCTGGCCGTGCAGAAGGTGCTGCTGGCGTCGTTCCTGCTGGACATCATCGCGATGGTGTTCGGGATGCCGAGGGCGCTGTTCCCGGAGATGGCGGAGCAGACCTTCGGCGACCCGCCGGGCGGCGGCTGGGCGCTGGGCTGGCTGTTCGCGGCGATGCCCCTGGGCGGCCTGCTGTGCGGGCTTCTGTCGGGGTGGACGTCGCGGATCAGCAGGCACGGCGCGGGCGTGGTCCTGGCGGTGATCGCGTGGGGCCTGTTCATGCTGGGCTTCGGCCTGTCGAACGCCCTGTGGCTGGCCGTGCTGTTCCTGGCCCTGGGCGGCGCGGCCGACATCGTGAGCATGGTGTTCCGCAACGCGATCCTGCAGACGGCGGCGAGCGACGACATGCGCGGCCGGATGCAGGGCGTGTTCATCGTCGTGGTGGCAGGCGGCCCCCGCCTGGCCGACCTGGCGCACGGCACGACGGGCGCCCTGATCGGCCCAGGCCCGGCGTCGGCGGTGGGCGGCGTGCTGGTGGTGATCGCCACGGTGGCCGCGGCCTTCCTGCTCCCGGTGGTCTGGCGCTACCGCTTCACCCCGGAGCAGCTGGGGCCGCCGGCGGGCAAGGCAGGACCGGCGGGGCCGGTAGGCCCGGCGGGCAAGGTCTGA
- a CDS encoding polysaccharide lyase family 8 super-sandwich domain-containing protein produces MSDLDVVRARLRPPHQPGPGLPPLPDGTWADIDYADHDAADFPPLEHLRRALSLPDGQRLKALEAWRRLAPRSDNWWYNEIGAPRLVGDALLGADLDRAQRATWGTWLAEQAGPVPMTGQNLVWAQGIELRRGLVEDDPELVRRAVARMSEVLRTGDGEGIQEDLSFHQHGPQLYSGGYGASLVADLALWVRAVHGTPWAFGAAEVRLLADFLVDGQQWAVHGGGFDFTTMGREIARADAHHRTADLRAAVLRLLECDPPRTAELTAFDDRLAGHGAPLVGTRWYPRSDYLVHRRPGWSLSVRMSSGRTVPTECLNGENLLGRHLGDGVAALRLGDQAEDGYRSVLPVWDWARLPGVTTEQGRSLRPRPDQPRGGGEAIGWSDGENGVAALRLAGVEGFTEGWKTWFCFADAVVALGAGITAPDAVGPVVTTIDQRLADHGSVTYVPMTTGHFSGVERRTGSWRDLSGVESGRPVEADVFVMGFDHGPRPENASYACLIAPGDELPEVEVLANRVDRQAVRCGSVVLERSMAG; encoded by the coding sequence ATGAGCGACCTCGACGTCGTCCGGGCCCGCCTGCGCCCGCCGCACCAACCCGGACCCGGCCTCCCCCCGCTGCCCGACGGCACCTGGGCCGACATCGACTACGCCGACCACGACGCCGCCGACTTCCCGCCGCTGGAGCACCTCCGCCGCGCCCTGTCGTTACCCGACGGCCAACGCCTCAAAGCGCTCGAGGCGTGGCGCAGGCTGGCCCCCCGCAGCGACAACTGGTGGTACAACGAGATCGGCGCGCCCCGGCTCGTCGGCGACGCCCTCCTCGGCGCCGACCTCGACCGCGCCCAGCGCGCCACCTGGGGCACCTGGCTCGCCGAGCAAGCCGGTCCGGTGCCGATGACCGGGCAGAACCTGGTGTGGGCGCAGGGGATCGAGCTGCGCCGGGGCCTCGTCGAGGACGACCCGGAGCTGGTCCGCCGCGCGGTCGCCCGCATGTCCGAGGTGCTGCGCACCGGCGACGGCGAGGGCATCCAGGAGGACCTGAGCTTCCACCAGCACGGCCCCCAGCTGTACTCCGGCGGCTACGGCGCCTCGCTGGTCGCCGACCTCGCCCTGTGGGTGCGCGCGGTGCACGGCACGCCGTGGGCGTTCGGCGCCGCCGAGGTGCGCCTGCTCGCCGACTTCCTGGTGGACGGCCAGCAGTGGGCCGTGCACGGCGGCGGCTTCGACTTCACCACCATGGGGCGCGAGATCGCCCGCGCCGACGCCCACCACCGCACCGCCGACCTGCGCGCCGCCGTGCTGCGCCTGCTGGAGTGCGACCCGCCGCGCACCGCCGAGCTGACCGCGTTCGACGACCGCCTCGCGGGCCACGGCGCGCCGCTGGTCGGCACCCGCTGGTACCCCAGGTCCGACTACCTGGTGCACCGCAGACCCGGCTGGTCGCTGTCCGTGCGGATGTCCTCGGGCCGGACGGTGCCCACCGAGTGCCTGAACGGGGAGAACCTGCTGGGCCGCCACCTCGGCGACGGGGTCGCCGCGCTGCGCCTGGGCGACCAGGCCGAGGACGGCTACCGCTCGGTGCTGCCGGTGTGGGACTGGGCGCGGCTGCCGGGCGTCACCACCGAGCAGGGCCGGTCGCTGCGGCCCCGGCCCGACCAGCCGCGCGGCGGCGGCGAGGCGATCGGGTGGTCGGACGGGGAGAACGGCGTCGCCGCGCTGCGGCTGGCGGGCGTGGAGGGGTTCACCGAGGGCTGGAAGACGTGGTTCTGCTTCGCCGACGCGGTCGTGGCGCTGGGCGCGGGCATCACCGCGCCGGACGCGGTCGGGCCGGTGGTCACCACGATCGACCAGCGGCTCGCGGACCACGGCAGCGTCACGTACGTGCCGATGACGACCGGGCACTTCTCCGGCGTGGAGCGGCGGACCGGCAGCTGGCGGGACCTGTCCGGGGTGGAGAGCGGGCGTCCGGTGGAGGCCGACGTGTTCGTGATGGGCTTCGACCACGGTCCCCGGCCGGAGAACGCCTCGTACGCCTGCCTCATCGCGCCCGGCGACGAGCTGCCCGAGGTGGAGGTGCTGGCGAACCGGGTGGACCGGCAGGCGGTGCGGTGCGGCTCGGTGGTGCTGGAGCGCTCCATGGCCGGTTGA
- the pdxH gene encoding pyridoxamine 5'-phosphate oxidase → MSEATTSITLPAMRVSYERSALGEGDLAATWHEQLQLWLDEATNAGLLEPNAMVLATADPSGRPSSRTVLAKGLDERGLVFFTNYTSAKSHDLMATRYASTTFPWYGLQRQAHVRGTVEKVSHAETTEYWESRPRGSQLGAWASPQSRVVTGRPTLESALNKIERQFTDTERVPVPPHWGGWRIRPEEVEFWQGRQDRMHDRLRFRLGRDGWETERVAP, encoded by the coding sequence ATGTCGGAAGCCACGACCAGCATCACGCTGCCGGCTATGCGAGTGTCCTACGAGCGGAGCGCGCTGGGCGAGGGCGACCTGGCCGCCACCTGGCACGAGCAGCTGCAGCTGTGGCTGGACGAGGCGACCAACGCGGGCCTGCTGGAGCCCAACGCGATGGTGCTGGCCACCGCCGACCCGAGCGGGCGGCCGTCGTCGCGGACCGTGCTGGCGAAGGGCCTGGACGAGCGCGGCCTGGTGTTCTTCACCAACTACACCTCGGCCAAGTCGCACGACCTGATGGCCACCAGGTACGCCTCCACCACGTTCCCCTGGTACGGCCTGCAGCGGCAGGCGCACGTGCGGGGCACCGTGGAGAAGGTCAGCCACGCGGAGACCACCGAGTACTGGGAGAGCCGCCCGAGGGGCTCCCAGCTGGGCGCCTGGGCCTCGCCGCAGTCACGGGTGGTGACCGGTCGGCCCACCCTGGAGTCCGCGCTCAACAAGATCGAGCGCCAGTTCACCGACACCGAGCGGGTCCCGGTGCCGCCGCACTGGGGCGGCTGGCGCATCCGGCCCGAGGAGGTCGAGTTCTGGCAGGGCCGCCAGGACCGGATGCACGACCGCCTGCGCTTCCGCCTCGGCCGGGACGGCTGGGAGACCGAGCGCGTGGCCCCCTGA
- a CDS encoding urease accessory protein UreD — protein sequence MKAFARLVAERNPNGRTVIREMRSATPLTLVPARGARSDAHALVHLVSSITAPLGGDELELRITVGPGAALVLRGVAATVALPGHRPGGSRSRVLLEVAEGGSVEHLPEPTVVTARADHEAVLEAELAEGARLRAREVLVLGRLGERPGRLTTTTSVRRGGPLLRQSLTIGDERGGPDTVDTSPAGLAGRRVIGAEVLCWGEDPAGPVSGDWWSLVPLARGGSLATALGDTVIEVERALTGACGSHPGSSELLTRSRARFRADGHTLRVRSHRPGGSAQDR from the coding sequence GTGAAGGCATTTGCACGGCTGGTCGCGGAAAGAAACCCGAATGGCCGCACGGTGATCCGCGAAATGCGGTCTGCGACGCCGTTGACGCTGGTCCCGGCACGCGGCGCGCGTTCGGACGCGCACGCGCTGGTGCATCTGGTCAGTTCGATCACCGCGCCGCTCGGGGGTGACGAGCTCGAATTGCGGATAACCGTGGGACCGGGCGCGGCGCTCGTGCTGCGCGGGGTCGCCGCGACGGTGGCGCTTCCGGGTCACCGGCCGGGCGGCAGCCGGTCGCGGGTGCTGCTGGAGGTGGCGGAGGGCGGCAGCGTCGAGCACCTGCCGGAGCCGACGGTGGTGACCGCGCGGGCCGACCACGAGGCGGTGCTGGAGGCGGAGCTGGCCGAGGGCGCGCGGCTGCGGGCGCGGGAGGTGCTCGTGCTGGGGCGGCTGGGCGAGCGGCCGGGCAGGCTCACCACGACCACGTCGGTGCGGCGCGGCGGACCGCTGCTGCGGCAGTCCCTCACGATCGGGGACGAGCGGGGCGGACCGGACACAGTGGACACCAGCCCCGCCGGGCTCGCGGGCAGACGGGTGATCGGCGCGGAGGTGCTGTGCTGGGGCGAGGACCCGGCGGGGCCGGTGTCGGGCGACTGGTGGTCGCTGGTCCCGCTGGCGCGCGGCGGGAGCCTGGCGACCGCGTTGGGGGACACCGTGATCGAGGTCGAACGCGCTCTCACCGGAGCGTGTGGCAGCCATCCCGGTTCGAGTGAGCTGCTGACTCGATCTCGTGCACGATTCCGTGCAGACGGTCACACGCTCCGTGTCCGTTCTCACCGTCCGGGCGGTTCCGCGCAGGACCGATAA
- a CDS encoding DUF4232 domain-containing protein — protein MSRTTTALVATAAILAAGGAAGASASAGASPEPVAAAASVPTCRSAGLDIAFGEVQGTAGTTYREIALVNRGLRPCALRGFPGVSYVDQQGDQVGPAAERVGGPGEVLVLPRGGTATADVGFVRVGNFDPEVCHPVPVWGVRVFPPDGTEPLYLPLDGEHGCADARVGSHLTVASVRS, from the coding sequence ATGAGTAGAACCACCACCGCGCTCGTCGCCACGGCCGCGATCCTGGCGGCAGGGGGCGCGGCAGGCGCCTCGGCCTCGGCGGGCGCCTCCCCGGAGCCGGTCGCGGCGGCGGCCTCGGTCCCCACCTGCCGCTCCGCCGGGCTCGACATCGCCTTCGGCGAGGTGCAGGGGACGGCGGGCACCACCTACCGCGAGATCGCCCTGGTCAACCGAGGGCTGCGCCCGTGCGCGCTGCGCGGGTTCCCCGGCGTGTCCTACGTGGACCAGCAGGGCGACCAGGTCGGCCCGGCCGCCGAGCGGGTCGGCGGCCCCGGCGAGGTGCTCGTGCTGCCGCGCGGTGGCACGGCCACGGCGGACGTCGGCTTCGTCCGGGTCGGCAACTTCGACCCGGAGGTCTGCCACCCCGTTCCGGTGTGGGGCGTGCGGGTGTTCCCGCCCGACGGGACCGAGCCGCTCTACCTGCCGCTCGACGGCGAGCACGGGTGCGCCGACGCCCGCGTCGGCTCTCACCTCACCGTGGCCAGCGTGCGCAGCTGA
- the ureG gene encoding urease accessory protein UreG, translating into MSADHGHGHGHAHPVNFDPTDAGHDPHVPAPDARRAVRIGIGGPVGSGKTALTAALCRALGGRVDLAVVTNDIYTTEDADFLRRAGVLPTERIEAVQTGACPHTAIRDDITANLDAVEELEQRFPGLELVIIESGGDNLTAVFSRGLADAQVFVVDVAGGDKVPRKGGPGVTTADLLVINKTDLAPLVGADLGVMTADAHRMRGELPVIAQSLVETPDAPAVAEWVLGQLRTLATVR; encoded by the coding sequence TTGTCAGCTGACCACGGGCACGGCCACGGCCACGCCCACCCGGTGAACTTCGACCCGACCGACGCGGGGCACGACCCGCACGTCCCGGCGCCCGACGCCCGCAGGGCGGTGCGCATCGGCATCGGCGGCCCGGTGGGCAGCGGCAAGACCGCGCTGACCGCCGCGCTGTGCCGCGCGCTCGGCGGGCGGGTCGACCTGGCCGTGGTGACCAACGACATCTACACCACCGAGGACGCCGACTTCCTGCGCAGGGCGGGCGTGCTGCCGACCGAGCGGATCGAGGCGGTGCAGACCGGGGCGTGCCCGCACACCGCGATCCGCGACGACATCACCGCGAACCTGGACGCGGTGGAGGAGCTGGAGCAGCGGTTCCCCGGACTGGAGCTGGTGATCATCGAGAGCGGCGGGGACAACCTGACGGCGGTGTTCAGCCGGGGTCTGGCCGACGCGCAGGTGTTCGTGGTGGACGTGGCGGGCGGCGACAAGGTGCCGCGCAAGGGCGGGCCGGGGGTGACCACCGCGGACCTGCTGGTGATCAACAAGACCGACCTGGCCCCGCTCGTGGGCGCCGACCTCGGTGTCATGACGGCCGACGCCCACCGGATGCGCGGGGAGCTGCCGGTGATCGCCCAATCGCTGGTCGAGACTCCGGACGCCCCCGCGGTGGCGGAGTGGGTGCTGGGTCAGCTGCGCACGCTGGCCACGGTGAGGTGA
- a CDS encoding urease accessory protein UreF, translated as MELAALLLVDSRFPGGGHAHSGGLEEAVSRRLVTDEATLRGFLLGRLRTAGALAAVFAAAAARAPDLAALLELDVELDARTPSPAQRRASRAQGRGIARAARRAWPSERLEELLRAEPRPHHPVLTGLLVGDPGDAARVIAYQSASGPATAAIRLLGLDPFGVNAVLAGLADDLGAVVADAVARAADPPAGLPAPGSTGLDLMAEAHDRHHQEEVRLFVS; from the coding sequence GTGGAGCTGGCCGCGCTGCTGCTGGTGGACTCGCGCTTCCCCGGAGGCGGGCACGCGCACTCCGGCGGGCTGGAGGAGGCGGTGTCGCGGCGGCTGGTGACCGACGAGGCGACGCTGCGCGGGTTCCTGCTGGGCAGGCTGCGCACGGCGGGCGCGCTCGCCGCGGTGTTCGCCGCCGCCGCGGCCCGCGCACCCGACCTGGCGGCCCTGCTGGAGCTGGACGTCGAGCTGGACGCCCGCACGCCGTCACCCGCGCAGCGCAGGGCCTCCCGCGCGCAGGGGAGGGGGATCGCCCGCGCGGCGCGGCGGGCGTGGCCGTCGGAGCGGCTGGAGGAGCTGCTGCGCGCCGAACCGCGCCCGCACCACCCGGTGCTCACCGGGCTGCTGGTGGGCGACCCCGGCGACGCGGCGCGGGTCATCGCCTACCAGTCGGCGTCCGGCCCGGCGACGGCCGCGATCCGGCTGCTCGGCCTGGACCCGTTCGGCGTCAACGCCGTGCTCGCGGGCCTGGCGGACGACCTCGGCGCGGTGGTGGCGGACGCCGTGGCCCGCGCCGCCGACCCGCCCGCCGGGCTGCCGGCGCCCGGCTCGACCGGCCTCGACCTCATGGCCGAGGCGCACGACCGCCACCACCAGGAAGAGGTGCGTCTCTTTGTCAGCTGA